The following are from one region of the Tenacibaculum dicentrarchi genome:
- a CDS encoding DUF4294 domain-containing protein codes for MKKLLYIYIVLFVSSSIGQIKDTLPNVNEEYFLLKNGDSLMITLNEVAIFPKHKFKEKLDIHYYYWFRKKVFKAYPYAVLAAKKIDSVAVRLSKIKSKRAKRKYIKRTQKYLQEELTSPLKKLTKTEGRILLKLIHRQSGKTAFQNIKELRSSWKAFWYNTTANIFKLSLKSKYIPETINEDFLIEDILQRAFVDEKLEYQTPKLKKPYKNIVLKGRGSIDVTVYKKLFVKIRKKRARKNKPKKK; via the coding sequence ATGAAAAAACTTTTATATATATATATAGTACTCTTCGTTTCTAGTAGCATAGGACAAATAAAAGACACACTACCAAACGTTAATGAAGAATATTTTTTGTTAAAAAATGGCGATAGTTTAATGATTACATTAAATGAAGTAGCTATTTTTCCGAAGCATAAGTTTAAAGAAAAATTAGATATTCATTATTATTACTGGTTTCGTAAAAAAGTTTTTAAAGCATACCCTTATGCTGTTTTGGCGGCAAAAAAAATAGACAGTGTAGCGGTTCGTTTATCAAAAATAAAATCGAAAAGAGCCAAAAGAAAATATATAAAAAGAACTCAAAAGTACCTCCAAGAAGAACTGACGAGTCCTTTAAAAAAATTAACCAAAACAGAGGGGCGTATTTTGTTAAAATTAATACATCGCCAATCAGGCAAAACCGCTTTTCAAAATATTAAAGAATTGCGAAGTAGCTGGAAGGCATTTTGGTACAATACCACCGCAAATATATTCAAGTTGTCATTAAAATCGAAATACATACCAGAAACGATAAATGAAGATTTTTTAATAGAAGATATTTTACAACGTGCATTTGTTGATGAAAAATTAGAATATCAAACCCCAAAATTAAAGAAACCCTATAAAAATATCGTATTAAAAGGTCGGGGAAGCATCGATGTAACGGTTTATAAAAAGTTATTTGTAAAAATACGCAAGAAGCGCGCAAGAAAAAATAAGCCTAAAAAAAAGTAG
- a CDS encoding aminotransferase class I/II-fold pyridoxal phosphate-dependent enzyme has product MTKDLFERIKQDKGPLGKWADKAEGYFVFPKLEGPISNRMSFNGKEVITWSINDYLGLANHPEVLKVDGESAATDGLAYPMGARMMSGHTKYHEQLEQECADFVEKEAAYLVNFGYQGMVSAIDALVTKEDIIVYDMDTHACIIDGVRLHAGKRFVYRHNDIESCEKNLQRATKMAAKTGGGILLISEGVFGMRGEQGRLKEIIALKEKYNFRILVDDAHGFGTLGKDGKGTGFEQGVQEGIDVYFATFAKSMAGIGAFFAADKDIIQYLQYNMRSQMFAKSLPMPMVKGALKRLDMLRTMPELKENLWKITNSLQSGLRTAGFDLGTTQTCITPVFLKGEIPEAMAMVQDLRENHAVFCSIVVYPVIPKGLIILRLIPTARHTQKDVDETIVAFSAIREKLSNGTYKKVAEAIMAE; this is encoded by the coding sequence ATGACTAAAGATTTATTTGAAAGAATTAAACAAGATAAAGGACCGTTAGGAAAATGGGCAGATAAGGCAGAAGGATATTTTGTTTTTCCAAAGTTAGAAGGACCAATTTCTAACAGAATGTCTTTTAATGGAAAAGAAGTAATTACTTGGAGTATCAATGATTATTTAGGTTTAGCAAATCATCCAGAGGTTTTAAAGGTTGATGGTGAATCAGCAGCAACCGACGGGTTAGCTTATCCAATGGGAGCTCGTATGATGTCAGGGCACACTAAATACCACGAGCAATTAGAGCAAGAATGTGCTGATTTTGTAGAAAAAGAAGCGGCATATTTAGTAAACTTTGGCTACCAAGGAATGGTATCGGCAATTGATGCTTTGGTTACCAAAGAAGATATTATTGTTTACGACATGGACACCCACGCTTGTATTATTGATGGTGTTCGTTTACATGCAGGAAAACGTTTTGTTTATAGGCATAACGATATTGAAAGCTGTGAAAAAAACTTACAAAGAGCCACTAAAATGGCAGCAAAAACAGGTGGAGGAATTTTATTGATTTCCGAAGGTGTTTTTGGAATGCGAGGTGAGCAAGGTCGTTTAAAAGAAATTATCGCCTTAAAAGAAAAATATAACTTCCGAATTTTAGTTGATGATGCCCATGGTTTTGGAACACTAGGTAAAGACGGAAAAGGAACTGGTTTTGAGCAAGGAGTTCAAGAGGGTATTGATGTTTATTTTGCAACATTTGCAAAATCGATGGCAGGAATCGGAGCTTTCTTTGCAGCTGATAAAGACATAATTCAGTATTTACAGTATAACATGCGTTCACAAATGTTTGCTAAATCGTTGCCAATGCCTATGGTAAAAGGCGCCTTAAAACGATTAGACATGTTGCGTACCATGCCTGAATTAAAAGAGAATTTGTGGAAAATTACCAACTCATTACAATCAGGTCTGCGTACTGCTGGTTTTGATTTAGGAACTACACAAACATGTATTACTCCTGTATTCTTAAAAGGAGAAATCCCTGAAGCAATGGCAATGGTTCAAGATTTACGTGAAAATCACGCGGTATTTTGTTCTATAGTGGTATATCCTGTAATACCAAAAGGATTAATTATTTTAAGATTAATACCAACAGCACGTCACACACAAAAAGATGTTGATGAAACAATTGTTGCATTTTCAGCAATTCGAGAAAAATTATCAAACGGAACTTATAAAAAGGTTGCAGAAGCAATTATGGCCGAATAA